From the Mycobacterium sp. DL592 genome, the window CGAGGCCGGCCTGCGGCGCACCCACTGGTGGACCGACCCGGCGGGTGATTTCGGCCTGTCGCTGGCCGTGAAGTGAGCACGCTGAGGGACCGCTGGCGGCAGGCCCGCCTGCCGGCAGCCGGTGTGCACCTCGACAGCGCCGCCTGCTCGCGCCAGTCACTGGCCGCCATCGAGGCGGCCGCGGCGCACGCGCGACACGAGTCGGAGGTCGGCGGATACGTCGCCGCCGAAGCGGCCGCCCCCGTGCTCGACGCCGGGCGCGCCGGGGTGGCCGCGCTGACCGGAATGTCGCCTGCTGACGTCGTTTTCACCACCGGCTCGGGTAACTCGCTGGAACTGCTGCTCGGGGTGTGGCCGCTGGACAAGACGGTCGCCTGCCTGCCAGGGGAGTACGGGCCCAACCTCGCCCTCTTCGCTGCCCACGGTTTCACCCGCTCGGTCCTGCCGGTGGACGGCCTGGGCCGGGTGGATCCGGACGCCGCGGCGGCGGCACTGCGGGATGAGCCGCCCGCGATGGTGCACCTGACCGCGGTCGGCAGTCACCGCGGTGTGGTGCAGCCGGTGCCGGCGCTGGCCGCGGTGTGCCGCGACCTCGGAGTGCCGCTGATCGTGGACGCTGCACAAGCGCTCGGACAGATCGACTGCGTGGGTGACGCCGACGCCGTCTACTCGTCGTCGCGCAAGTGGATAGCCGGACCCCGCGGTGTCGGGGTGCTGGCCGTGCGCCCGTCGCTGGCAGACCTGTTGCGCTGCCCGGAGTGGGCGGGACCGCTGTCCGCATTGCAGTGCCTGGAGTTCGGCGAGGCCAATATTGCTGCGCGAGTAGGTTTTTCGGTCGCGTTGGGCGAGTACCTCGCAGCCGGTCCCGAGGCGGTGCGGGAGGCCCTCGTCGCCACCGCCCGGGTCGCGCGCAAGGTGCTCGCCGACATCCCCGGCTGGCGCGTCGTGGAACCCGTCGACGAGCCCACCGCGATCACCACGCTGGCGCCCACCGCCGGCGCGGATCCGGCGACTGTGCGGGCTCGCCTGATCGCCGAGCACAACATCGTCACCACCGCCGCTGGTATCGAACGGGCCCCGCTGGAGATGCAAGCACCGGTGCTGCGGGTGTCAGCGCATGTCGATAACACTGCCGAGGACATCGAGGTGCTGGCCGCCGCTTTGGGTGCCATGGCTATCACGGCCTAGAACAGATATGGAACTCCGCCGGGCTGGCCTTTGAGCCTGATCAAGGGACGGTCGAGCCCAGCGAGTCGACCGTCCTTACCTTGGGAGCCCGCTGTCGTTGTGGGTCAAGGATATTGGAGCCTGGGAGTATCAGTGGGCTGCCCGAACAGGAAGCCTTGGCCTAATCCAGCACCGTAACGGAGGGCGCGCCCGAGGTCGGCGACCGTCTCGATCCCTTCAGCAATCACAGTCGCCCCCGTTCGCTCCCGGTAGGCAACCACAGCCGAAATAGTAGCGGACTGCTGCACCGTGAGTCTGCCTCGGACGAGGGTCGCGTCGAGTTTCACGAAATCGGGCGTGAAAAGGTCGAGCATGGGCAGTGACAGCGAATTGGCGCCGAGGTCATCGAGTGCAATTCTGCAGCCGATATCACGGATCCTCTGGACCTTCTTGATCAAGGTGGTCGGGCTGACAGGCAGACCGCGTTCGGTGATCTCGAAGACCACATCGATGTTCGCCCGCCTTAGATCCCGGATCGACGACTCGATTACATCGAACACGATGTCCGAACTAGGTACCGTGTTGACGAATAGCAGGATATCGGCGAGGCCCTCGAGTCGAGGAGAGCCGACGATGGTCTCCAGGCAGCGCTGGTCGAGCCCCGTGACCTCGCCTTGCGACGCCGCGTCGTCGAACACCTGCTCAGGACTGGGATTGCCCAGTTGAGGCCAGCGCACCAACGCCTCGTAGCCTGATAGCGATCTGTCCTGCAAGCACACGATCGGCTGGAACACCACTGTGGGCTTCTCGTAGAAGGCGTCTCGGATCGCGTCGTCGGCACCGCAATCCTTTTGAGGCTGCATGGCTGGCCTAACGACCGCATCCGAGCGTGACGACTGACGACGATCCCCGCCCAGAGCGGCGCGCGACCCTGGCACTAATTGCGATGCCGAGGGGCAGCCACACCTCGAGATGTCTTGCGTGGTCGATATTTCCGGTCGGCGTCGCGGAAACGCGGCGTAAAGTGCGCCGCGCCTCGAGCGTGATCCGTAACACGGGACTTCCTTCCGGGAGTGTTCACACGCGACCACTGAGAGAGATTCGCGCCGGATGCAACAACAACCCGCCAACGCTGCCGAGTAAACAGTTGTTCAGATGTGCAATTATACAGCTGTAAGTGTTGAACGCGATAACAGTTCGCAGCACGCGTGCTCGCGTTCGCTGCCATCTATCAGCGATCTGGTCCTGGTAATCGCCTGTAGCGCAGTGAAAGATACCTGTAGCGCAGTGAAAGATACCTGTGCCGACTGCCGTCCGTTCGGTAATGGCTGGCTGTTGGGCTGGCGAAACCTGCTATGTCACGCGAATTTGGTGCGGCGTTTGGCGGTTTGCGGCCACATGTCGCTTGATTCGACAGCCAGACGCACGATGTCGCTGACTCGCTCGTTGGTGATGAAATAGATTCGTTGCCGTCCGCTACGGCGATCGTTGACGATCCCACTGAGCTTCAATTTGCTCAAGTGGTGTGACACCGTCGGCGTGCTCTGGTCGGTGAGTGTGGCCAGTGTGGTCACGTCGCGATCTTCGATCGTGAGCAACCACAGGATGTGCAGGCGCACAGTGGCAGCCAACATAGCCATCAAGGTCGCGCTCTGCTGGAGTACCTCTGGCGGTAACTGGCCGTCAATGTTCCGTTCACCGCGCAAAGTCACTACGAACCTCTCCTGACACGTCGCTGAGTGTAGCCGGGCCACGCGATTCGAGCCTCCCGCACGATGGACAGTTGTGCAAGCGTTTGACTTTCATCTTGATGGCCGATCTAATACTCCCGGGCTCGGATGAGGAGTCTGGATTCCAAGGAGGTGGCCACATGATCGAGGGAAGTAGTCACGACTTCCATGCAATCAGTGAGCCGGGCGCATGCGGGCTTAACTCGCCGTAAGGCTGAAGCCGTCCCGGTCTGCATGGAGGTCAGCATCGTTTGTCTTACCAAGACGATGAACTAACCCAAGTGGAGGTCCGATGCCTGGCGTGTCATCACCGGGAACCCGAACAGTCCTTGATCGGCTGGCCGCAGACTATTCGTGGCTGCATGACGTTGCGAATGAGTCCCTGTTCACACTGCTTCAGCGGCTTGACGCGACGTTACGAGGTTTAACCGAGCAGGCCGCCGCCGAGCGCAACCCGCGTCCGCCGGCACACCGCGTCGTCTTGGTCGGCGCTATGCGATTGCTCAACGGACTGTCAGTGGCGTTGCGCAGCCCTTTCGTCGCGTTGTTGGTGGGCCTCGGGGTGGTGCTTGGCGTGCTGGGTGACGTCCGCGGGGCGGGCACCGTGACGACGATGGTGGTAGTGGCCATCGTGGTTCGCTGGTGGCAGCACAATCGCGCGGCACGCGCCCTGAGATCCCTGCAACATCACGCCGCGGCGACCGCGACCGTGCGCCGACGTGCTTGCGCCGACGCACAGCCAATCGATCGTGAAGTGCCGCTGCCCGATGTGGTGCTCGGCGATGTGATCGTGTTGCACGCCGGCAACGTAGTGCCCGCGGATGTCCGGATCGTATCGGCTACCGGCCTGCTGGTGGATCAGTCTGCGCTGACCGGGGAGGCTCTCCCGAGCAGAAAGTTCGCAGCTGACGGTGTTGCCGACCAATCCGTTGCCATGGTGCCTAATGTCTGCTTCCAAGGCACAGGTGTGGTGGCTGGTTCGGGTGTCGCGGTGGTGATCGCCACCGGCGCGGACACTTACTTCGACCGGGTCAGCCGGGCCGCTGCGGACTGCCGGCGTGATTCAAGTTTCGACCGAGGCGTTCGGTACGTGGGGTGGTCGCTAGTTCGATTCATGCTTGTTCTCGTTCCCGTTGTGTTCGCCGTGAGTGGCATGATCCGGGGGACATGGGAACAGGCAGCGCTGTTCGCTGTCGCCGTGGCGGTCGGCCTGACACCGGAACTGCTGCCAGTGATCGTCACGACGAATCTGGCCCGTGGTGCCACCAGGCTGGCACGTAAACACGTTGTGGTGCAGCGGCTTAACGCCATCCAAGATCTCGGTGCGGTCGACGTGCTGTGCGTCGACAAGACTGGAACTCTCACCGAGAATCGGGTCATCTTTGCCCACAGTGTCGATGTCAGCGGCTGCATTGAAGACGCTGCGGGCGAATTCGCCTACCTGGCAGTGCATTTTCAGGATGACCAGTCCAGTGTTCTTGACGATGCGATCGCGAACCTGCTCGGAGACCAGCAGATGCGGACCATCGCCGAAGCGGCGTACTGCCGGGTGGACGAGATCGCCTTCGACTCGGTGCGTCGGCGCTCCACCACGGTGCTGACCCGCCAGTCCGATCGCCACATGGTGATCTGCAAAGGTGATCCCGACGAGGTGGTTCGCCGATGCACGAAGGTTTTTGTCGACCACGAGATCCACGCGATTTCTGATGGATTCGACGCGGAAGCCGCCGACACGCTAGATGCGTTCCGCCGCCATGGCATGCGTGTGCTGGCTGTGGCGATGAAGGACGTCCCTGCCCGGCTGGGCCGATACGACGAACACGACGAGTCAGATCTCGTGCTGATCGGTTTCATCGGATTTGTCGACCCGCTGCGCGAAACCGCCGGCCACACCATCGCACAGCTTCGTGAGCACGGCGTCGAAGTCAAAGTGCTGACCGGGGACAGCCGGATTGTGGCGCGAGTGGTGGCCGGTCAAGTCGGCATCGATTGCAGCCGAGTCACAATCGGCAGCGACATCGACAAGTTGAGTGATGTCCGCCTGCGCAAGGTCGTGTCGAATTCCGCGGTATTTGCCGAACTGAGCCCGAACCACAAGACCCGGATCGTCTCAGCACTACGCGAAAGTTCGCGGGTCGTCGGCTTCCTGGGCGACGGGGCCAACGACGTCCCGGCAATGCGGTTGGCCGATGCCGGCATCGCGGCCAGTGGCGCTTCACCCGTAGTGTCCGACGCCGCGGATCTCGTCCTCCTCAAGGAGGATTTGGCCGTGGTGGCCAATGGTGTCGTCGAGGGACGCAAAACCTTGGCCAACACCATGAAGTACGTGAAGATCACGGCCAGCTCCAATTTCGGCAATGTTCTCTCGGTAGTGGCTGCCAGTGCCTTCTTGCCGTTCCTACCGATCCTGCCGATTCAGTTGCTGGTGCAAAACCTCATCTACGACACCGCCCAACTGGCCCTGCCGTGGGACCGGGTCGAGGCAAACTATCTCAGAACGCCACACCGCTGGGAGGCCACACACCTCATCTCTTTCATGCTTGTCTTCGGACCCCTGAGTTCGCTGTTCGACATGCTCACCTTCGCGATGCTGTGGTGGGTTTATCACCTTGGCAGCAACGTCGCTGCATTCCAAAGCTGTTGGTTCCTCGAGAGTCTGCTGACACAACTGGTGGTCGTGTTGGTGCTACGTAGCCGAGAGCTGCCCTGGCGCGGGTCGAGGGTGGCGCCGGTAGTCGTTGCGGTGACGGCAATGGCGGCGGTTGGGGGGATAGCTCTGTCGATCTCGCCGGCCGCCTCACTATTGCACTTGCAGGCCCCTCCTGTCGGATACGCCTGGTGGCTCGTGGCTGTCACGCTCGCATACGCGTTCGCCGCCCACATCGTCAAGCAGATCTACATACGGCGCCGGGGCCGCTGGCTGTAGCCTGCGCCCACTTTTATCCCAAAGCACTTCTATCCCAACGCACTTCCCGACTCACCTCGACTGTGTCGTCGGTGTGAGATCACTACCGAAACTTCCCTTGACGCATGGAGAGATCGCATGGCTGTTCTGGAAACATTTCCGAGCCGGGGCGCGCTTGACCGGCCAGTCCGCAGCGCCCTCGCGGATGCGGCGGTGTTCGGCGGAGCAGCGGCTCTGCTGTGGCTGGTTGTCCATCTGAGCCGGGGTACGACGGTGCCGTGGACCGTCGATACGGCACCTTCCTCAGTGTCGACCGACCCCGCTGAATTGCCCTACTACGCAGGCCGGTCACTGCTGCGGATGTTCGCAGCTTTGGCTCTGTCGCTGGCGTTCACCTTCGTTTATGCCACCGCTGCCGCTCGCTCGCGACGGGCGGAAAAGGTTCTGATTCCGCTCCTCGACATTCTGCAGTCGGTACCGATCCTTGGCTTCTTGTCAGTCACAGTTACCGGCTTCATCGCGCTGTTTCCCGGCTCTCAGCTAGGCCTCGAGTGCGCCTCGATCTTCGCGATCTTCACCTCGCAGGCGTGGAACATGACGTTCGCGTTCTATCACGCGCTGCGAACCCAACCCCGTGACCTGGACGAAGCCTCCCGAATCTTTCGGCTGTCGAAGTGGCAGCGATTCTGGAGAGTCGATGTCCCGGGCGGGATGATTCCGCTGG encodes:
- the egtE gene encoding ergothioneine biosynthesis PLP-dependent enzyme EgtE, giving the protein MSTLRDRWRQARLPAAGVHLDSAACSRQSLAAIEAAAAHARHESEVGGYVAAEAAAPVLDAGRAGVAALTGMSPADVVFTTGSGNSLELLLGVWPLDKTVACLPGEYGPNLALFAAHGFTRSVLPVDGLGRVDPDAAAAALRDEPPAMVHLTAVGSHRGVVQPVPALAAVCRDLGVPLIVDAAQALGQIDCVGDADAVYSSSRKWIAGPRGVGVLAVRPSLADLLRCPEWAGPLSALQCLEFGEANIAARVGFSVALGEYLAAGPEAVREALVATARVARKVLADIPGWRVVEPVDEPTAITTLAPTAGADPATVRARLIAEHNIVTTAAGIERAPLEMQAPVLRVSAHVDNTAEDIEVLAAALGAMAITA
- a CDS encoding EAL domain-containing protein codes for the protein MQPQKDCGADDAIRDAFYEKPTVVFQPIVCLQDRSLSGYEALVRWPQLGNPSPEQVFDDAASQGEVTGLDQRCLETIVGSPRLEGLADILLFVNTVPSSDIVFDVIESSIRDLRRANIDVVFEITERGLPVSPTTLIKKVQRIRDIGCRIALDDLGANSLSLPMLDLFTPDFVKLDATLVRGRLTVQQSATISAVVAYRERTGATVIAEGIETVADLGRALRYGAGLGQGFLFGQPTDTPRLQYP
- a CDS encoding metalloregulator ArsR/SmtB family transcription factor, translated to MTLRGERNIDGQLPPEVLQQSATLMAMLAATVRLHILWLLTIEDRDVTTLATLTDQSTPTVSHHLSKLKLSGIVNDRRSGRQRIYFITNERVSDIVRLAVESSDMWPQTAKRRTKFA
- the mgtA gene encoding magnesium-translocating P-type ATPase, coding for MSSPGTRTVLDRLAADYSWLHDVANESLFTLLQRLDATLRGLTEQAAAERNPRPPAHRVVLVGAMRLLNGLSVALRSPFVALLVGLGVVLGVLGDVRGAGTVTTMVVVAIVVRWWQHNRAARALRSLQHHAAATATVRRRACADAQPIDREVPLPDVVLGDVIVLHAGNVVPADVRIVSATGLLVDQSALTGEALPSRKFAADGVADQSVAMVPNVCFQGTGVVAGSGVAVVIATGADTYFDRVSRAAADCRRDSSFDRGVRYVGWSLVRFMLVLVPVVFAVSGMIRGTWEQAALFAVAVAVGLTPELLPVIVTTNLARGATRLARKHVVVQRLNAIQDLGAVDVLCVDKTGTLTENRVIFAHSVDVSGCIEDAAGEFAYLAVHFQDDQSSVLDDAIANLLGDQQMRTIAEAAYCRVDEIAFDSVRRRSTTVLTRQSDRHMVICKGDPDEVVRRCTKVFVDHEIHAISDGFDAEAADTLDAFRRHGMRVLAVAMKDVPARLGRYDEHDESDLVLIGFIGFVDPLRETAGHTIAQLREHGVEVKVLTGDSRIVARVVAGQVGIDCSRVTIGSDIDKLSDVRLRKVVSNSAVFAELSPNHKTRIVSALRESSRVVGFLGDGANDVPAMRLADAGIAASGASPVVSDAADLVLLKEDLAVVANGVVEGRKTLANTMKYVKITASSNFGNVLSVVAASAFLPFLPILPIQLLVQNLIYDTAQLALPWDRVEANYLRTPHRWEATHLISFMLVFGPLSSLFDMLTFAMLWWVYHLGSNVAAFQSCWFLESLLTQLVVVLVLRSRELPWRGSRVAPVVVAVTAMAAVGGIALSISPAASLLHLQAPPVGYAWWLVAVTLAYAFAAHIVKQIYIRRRGRWL